A genome region from Magnolia sinica isolate HGM2019 chromosome 8, MsV1, whole genome shotgun sequence includes the following:
- the LOC131254315 gene encoding galactokinase-like: MQEKEEEEEVERAFHWSLLSTSLSPSQVQPPSLSRIGINSFLYMIVLGIKLGMKPKDAISKVKTLSDVEGLCVSFANSRDSSDPVLAVKEFLTEEPYKAEDIEKITEESLTSILGNSPTSLAVLRAAKHFKLFQVL, from the exons AtgcaggaaaaagaagaagaagaagaagtagagagAGCGTTTCATTGGTCTCTCCTGTCGACCTCTCTGTCTCCTTCTCAAGTTcaacctccctctctttctcggATCGGCATCAACTCGTTTCTCTACATG ATTGTCCTTGGTATAAAGTTAGGGATGAAACCAAAAGATGCAATCTCCAAAGTGAAAACTCTCTCTGATGTTGAGGGTTTGTGCGTATCTTTTGCTAATAGCCGTGATTCTTCTGATCCTGTGCTCGCTGTTAAG GAATTTCTGACTGAGGAACCTTATAAAGCTGAAGATATTGAGAAAATTACAGAGGAAAGTCTCACATCGATCTTGGGTAATTCACCAACTTCGTTAGCTGTACTTAGAGCTGCGAAGCATTTTAAGCTATTTCAG GTACTCTAA